The proteins below are encoded in one region of Bosea sp. BIWAKO-01:
- a CDS encoding sodium:proton antiporter, translated as MTEAARYRDWGSGSLKSVISLAGASLGLCLAPSIAFAAGDIGGATLGAAWALPFAGMLLSIALGPILFPHFWELNYGKFAAFWAALVLVPLVLFRGFDPALGSLLHTALLEYVPFIILLFALFTIAGGILITGNLRGTPATNTALLAIGTAMASVVGTTGASIIMIRPLLRANDDRRHNVHVVVFFIFLVSNIGGSLTPLGDPPLFLGFLRGVSFFWTTQHLLPETSFAVAVLLALFFALDSYFFSKEKGSPALRDPTPDRAIKLFGKVNIALLGGVILAILMSANWKPGTVFDIHGVHVELQNVVRDVVLLGLAGLSLALTPKPVRAGNEFSWGPIKEVAKLFAGIFVCIIPVLAMLQAGKDGAFAPLVALVTHADGTPNNVAYFWLTGLLSSFLDNAPTYLVFFELAGGDAKALMTTGALTLTAISAGAVFMGANSYIGNAPNFMVYAIAKDRKVNMPSFFGYMMWSGAILIPLFLLQTVIFFR; from the coding sequence ATGACGGAAGCCGCTCGATATCGGGATTGGGGGAGCGGGTCCTTGAAATCAGTGATCTCGCTTGCGGGCGCATCCCTGGGGCTGTGCCTCGCTCCCAGCATCGCGTTCGCGGCGGGCGATATCGGCGGGGCGACGCTCGGCGCAGCCTGGGCTCTTCCCTTTGCCGGCATGCTGCTCTCGATCGCCCTCGGACCGATCCTGTTTCCGCATTTCTGGGAGCTCAATTACGGCAAGTTCGCAGCCTTCTGGGCCGCGCTCGTACTGGTACCGCTGGTCCTCTTCCGTGGCTTCGATCCGGCGCTCGGATCGCTGCTTCACACCGCGCTGCTCGAATATGTCCCCTTCATCATCCTGCTCTTCGCGCTCTTCACCATTGCTGGCGGCATCCTGATCACCGGGAATTTGCGCGGTACGCCAGCGACCAATACGGCCCTGCTGGCGATCGGGACCGCGATGGCGAGCGTGGTCGGCACGACGGGTGCCTCGATCATCATGATCCGGCCGCTGCTGCGCGCCAATGACGACCGCCGCCACAACGTCCATGTCGTCGTGTTCTTCATCTTTCTGGTCTCTAATATCGGCGGCTCGCTGACACCGCTCGGAGATCCGCCGCTCTTTCTGGGCTTCCTGCGCGGCGTCAGCTTCTTCTGGACGACCCAGCACCTACTTCCGGAAACCAGCTTTGCGGTCGCTGTGCTGCTCGCGCTGTTCTTCGCGCTCGACAGCTATTTCTTCAGCAAGGAAAAGGGGTCCCCCGCGCTCAGGGATCCCACGCCGGACCGTGCCATCAAGCTCTTCGGCAAGGTCAATATCGCGCTGCTCGGCGGCGTCATCCTCGCCATCCTGATGTCGGCGAACTGGAAGCCCGGCACCGTCTTCGACATTCATGGCGTTCATGTCGAACTGCAGAACGTGGTGCGCGACGTCGTCCTGCTCGGTCTCGCCGGGCTCTCGCTCGCGTTGACGCCGAAGCCCGTGCGGGCCGGCAACGAATTCAGCTGGGGACCGATCAAGGAGGTCGCCAAGCTCTTCGCCGGCATCTTCGTCTGCATCATCCCGGTGCTGGCAATGCTGCAGGCCGGCAAGGACGGGGCCTTCGCACCGCTCGTCGCGCTGGTGACCCATGCCGACGGAACGCCGAACAACGTCGCCTATTTCTGGCTGACCGGCCTCCTCTCGTCCTTCCTCGACAATGCCCCGACCTATCTGGTCTTCTTCGAGCTTGCCGGCGGCGACGCGAAGGCCCTGATGACGACCGGTGCGCTGACGCTGACCGCAATCTCGGCGGGCGCGGTCTTCATGGGCGCAAACAGCTATATCGGCAACGCGCCGAACTTCATGGTCTACGCCATCGCCAAGGATCGGAAGGTCAATATGCCGAGCTTCTTCGGCTACATGATGTGGTCAGGCGCGATCCTGATCCCGCTCTTCCTGCTGCAGACGGTGATCTTCTTCAGGTAG
- a CDS encoding stimulus-sensing domain-containing protein, translating into MATIEQDRPRAEGRHSRPALRRRVALAGRHAWRAISSRAASSLTRRIVVLNLAGLVALLLGFLYLNQFREGLIESRVQSLLTQGEIIAASIAASATVETDTITIDADKLLQLQAGESAGIADDPLDFSINPEKVAPLLRRLVTPTKTRARVYDKDGMLTLDSRNLYSRGDVLRLDLPRLGEQDEAPLLERTWNMLRNRLGRADVPAYDDFANANGKSYPEVARALSGVPASVVRVNTRGQTIVSVAVPVQRFRAVRGALLLSTQGGDIDGIIAGERYAIIQVFAVAAGVMIVLSVLLAGTIAEPIRKLADAAQRVRKGVKSREEIPDFTNRHDEIGHLSGSLRDMTKALYNRIEAIESFAADVAHELKNPLTSLRSAVETLPRVKNDDSRGRLLAVIQHDVRRLDRLISDISDASRLDAELARNDAAPVDMAQVLEAVVSLQNQTRRDGQPGIELSVERRGQRPGGRQDFLVMGHDSRLGQVMVNLIDNARSFSQPDKPVRVILSRVGPDVLISVEDDGPGIPPHAIERIFERFYTDRPDEGFGQNSGLGLSISRQIVEAHRGSIRAENRLDRSTGAEDPPRLGARFVVRLPAVQHIA; encoded by the coding sequence ATGGCGACGATTGAACAGGACAGACCCCGCGCCGAAGGCCGCCACAGCCGTCCGGCGCTGCGGCGGCGCGTAGCGCTTGCGGGGCGGCATGCCTGGCGCGCCATCTCGTCGCGCGCCGCCTCCAGCCTGACGCGTCGCATCGTCGTCCTCAATCTCGCCGGGCTCGTGGCACTGCTGCTCGGCTTTCTCTACCTCAATCAGTTCCGTGAAGGATTGATCGAGTCGCGGGTGCAAAGCCTGCTGACGCAGGGCGAGATCATTGCCGCATCGATCGCGGCCTCCGCGACGGTCGAGACCGACACGATCACGATCGACGCCGACAAGCTTTTGCAGCTGCAAGCAGGTGAAAGCGCCGGCATTGCCGATGATCCGCTCGATTTCTCGATCAATCCCGAGAAAGTGGCGCCACTGCTCAGGCGCCTGGTGACCCCGACGAAGACCCGTGCCCGCGTCTATGACAAGGACGGGATGCTGACGCTCGACTCGCGCAATCTCTATTCGCGCGGCGACGTGCTCCGCCTCGACCTGCCGCGCCTCGGCGAGCAGGACGAGGCGCCCTTGCTCGAGCGCACCTGGAACATGCTGCGCAACCGGCTCGGGCGCGCCGACGTGCCGGCCTATGACGATTTCGCCAATGCCAATGGCAAGTCCTATCCGGAGGTGGCACGCGCCTTGAGCGGCGTTCCAGCCAGCGTCGTGCGCGTCAATACGCGCGGGCAGACCATCGTTTCCGTCGCCGTCCCGGTCCAGCGCTTCCGGGCCGTGCGCGGAGCGCTTCTGCTCTCGACGCAAGGCGGCGACATCGACGGCATCATCGCTGGCGAGCGCTACGCGATCATCCAGGTCTTTGCCGTCGCCGCGGGCGTGATGATCGTGCTGTCGGTGCTGCTGGCCGGCACGATCGCCGAGCCGATCCGCAAGCTTGCCGACGCTGCGCAGCGCGTGCGCAAGGGCGTGAAGTCGCGTGAGGAAATTCCCGATTTCACCAATCGCCATGACGAGATCGGACATCTGTCGGGCTCGCTGCGCGACATGACGAAGGCGCTCTACAACCGCATCGAGGCGATCGAGAGCTTCGCCGCCGATGTCGCCCATGAGCTCAAGAACCCGCTCACCTCCCTGCGCAGCGCCGTGGAAACGCTGCCGCGCGTGAAGAACGACGATTCCCGCGGCCGGCTGCTCGCCGTGATCCAGCATGATGTCCGGCGCCTCGATCGCCTGATCTCGGATATTTCGGATGCATCGCGGCTCGACGCGGAACTGGCACGCAACGATGCCGCCCCCGTCGACATGGCCCAGGTCCTGGAAGCCGTGGTCAGCTTGCAGAACCAGACGCGGCGGGACGGTCAGCCCGGGATCGAGCTTTCGGTCGAGCGGCGCGGGCAGCGCCCCGGCGGGCGCCAGGACTTCCTGGTGATGGGCCATGATTCCCGGCTCGGCCAGGTCATGGTCAATCTCATCGACAACGCTCGTTCCTTCTCGCAGCCCGACAAGCCCGTGCGCGTCATACTGTCGCGCGTCGGGCCCGATGTGCTGATCAGCGTCGAGGATGACGGGCCGGGCATCCCGCCCCACGCCATCGAACGGATCTTCGAGCGCTTCTATACCGATCGGCCGGATGAGGGCTTCGGGCAGAATTCCGGGCTCGGCCTTTCGATCTCACGCCAGATCGTCGAGGCCCATCGCGGCAGCATTCGGGCTGAGAACCGGCTCGACCGCTCGACCGGAGCGGAAGACCCGCCACGGCTCGGAGCGCGCTTCGTCGTGCGGCTGCCTGCCGTTCAGCACATCGCCTGA
- a CDS encoding DUF4105 domain-containing protein — translation MSRLFLILLKLLTTLVIVGAGLWGVGLLLFRLNGALAIMGAIGFGFAALAGLIGIWTGALRLPLGFAVVFLGLLGWWNSMLPSHDRDWIPELARLPEIAREGDRITVSNLRHFRWRTEADYDQHWETRSFDLSKIEGADLFLSYWSGEAIAHLLVSFTFSDSLPLTFSIEVRREKGEEWSSLAGFFRTYEMAYVAADERDIVGLRTHARGEDVRLFRLAATPTQARDVLLAYAADINRLAKKPRWYNTLTTNCTTVVYHLVGSVAPGWTFSLPLDPRVLLSGYLPGYLARIGAIRSDMPLDELIRRGRISERARTLSLDDPAFSQRIREGVPTGRP, via the coding sequence ATGAGCCGCCTCTTTTTGATTCTGCTGAAGCTTCTCACCACCCTCGTCATCGTCGGGGCGGGTCTTTGGGGCGTCGGCCTCCTGCTGTTCCGCCTCAACGGCGCGCTGGCGATCATGGGCGCCATCGGCTTCGGCTTCGCCGCGCTGGCCGGGCTGATCGGGATCTGGACCGGCGCCCTGCGGTTGCCGCTGGGCTTCGCGGTCGTGTTCCTTGGCCTGCTCGGCTGGTGGAACAGCATGCTGCCATCCCATGATCGCGACTGGATACCCGAGCTTGCGCGCCTGCCGGAGATCGCGCGCGAGGGCGACCGCATCACTGTCAGCAATTTGCGGCATTTCCGCTGGCGCACCGAAGCGGACTACGATCAGCACTGGGAAACGCGCAGCTTCGACCTCTCGAAGATCGAGGGGGCCGATCTCTTCCTGTCCTATTGGTCCGGCGAGGCGATCGCGCATCTGCTCGTCAGCTTCACCTTTTCGGATTCGCTGCCGCTGACCTTCTCGATCGAGGTCAGGCGCGAAAAGGGCGAGGAATGGTCGTCGCTGGCCGGCTTCTTCCGGACCTATGAGATGGCCTATGTCGCCGCCGACGAGCGCGACATCGTTGGTCTGCGAACCCATGCACGTGGCGAGGATGTGAGGCTGTTCCGGCTCGCGGCGACCCCGACCCAGGCCCGCGACGTGCTGCTCGCCTATGCCGCTGACATCAACCGGCTGGCGAAGAAGCCGCGCTGGTACAACACGTTGACGACCAATTGCACGACGGTGGTCTACCATCTCGTCGGTTCGGTTGCGCCCGGCTGGACCTTCTCGCTGCCGCTCGATCCGCGCGTGCTGCTCTCGGGCTACCTGCCGGGCTATCTCGCCCGCATCGGTGCGATCCGCTCCGACATGCCGCTCGACGAGCTGATTCGACGCGGGCGCATCAGCGAGCGGGCACGCACGCTGTCCCTCGACGATCCCGCGTTCTCGCAGAGGATTCGCGAAGGCGTGCCGACGGGACGGCCCTAG
- a CDS encoding phosphoenolpyruvate carboxykinase: protein METIGHFNTACGADTFGFRKLKAVRWNFEAARLYEESLRRGESEIAHGGALCADTGSHTGRSPKDKFVVKDALTEGTVWWENNGAITPKQFETLLADFISHAEGKELFAQDLYGGADPVHRVKARVFTEFAWHSLFIRNLLIRPAPEEIPTYVPEMTIVDLPSFKADPKRHGCRSETVVAIDFTRKIVLIGGSAYAGEMKKSVFTYLNYILPTKGVVPMHCSANVGRNEDPAIFFGLSGTGKTTLSADPDRTLIGDDEHGWSKDGIFNFEGGCYAKTIKLSAEAEPQIYAASQRFGTVLENVVLDPISRVVDFDDQSKTENTRSAYPLDFIPNASRTGRAGTPKNIVMLTADAFGVMPPIAKLTPAEAMYHFLSGYTAKVAGTERGLVGVEPEFSTCFGSPFLPRHPSEYANLLRDFIAKHHVDCWLVNTGWTGGKYGTGRRMPIRVTRRLLSAALDGSLNRADFRRDPYFGFAVPTSVPGVEPHILYPVKTWQDKAEFAETAKTLVGMFRENFKRFESHVDDAVKAAAPTSSLAA, encoded by the coding sequence GTGGAGACTATCGGTCACTTCAACACCGCCTGCGGCGCCGACACATTCGGCTTCCGCAAGCTCAAGGCGGTGCGCTGGAACTTCGAAGCGGCGCGCCTTTACGAGGAGTCGCTGCGGCGCGGCGAGTCCGAGATCGCCCATGGCGGTGCGCTCTGCGCCGATACCGGCAGCCATACCGGCCGGTCTCCGAAGGACAAGTTCGTCGTCAAGGACGCGCTGACGGAAGGAACCGTCTGGTGGGAGAACAACGGCGCGATCACGCCGAAGCAGTTCGAGACCTTGCTCGCTGATTTCATCAGCCACGCCGAAGGCAAGGAACTCTTTGCCCAGGATCTCTATGGCGGCGCCGACCCGGTGCATCGCGTCAAGGCTCGCGTCTTCACGGAGTTCGCCTGGCACTCGCTCTTCATTCGCAACCTGCTGATCCGCCCGGCTCCGGAAGAGATTCCGACCTATGTGCCGGAGATGACGATTGTCGATCTCCCGAGCTTCAAGGCCGATCCCAAGCGCCATGGCTGCCGCAGCGAGACCGTCGTTGCCATCGATTTCACCCGCAAGATCGTGCTGATCGGCGGCTCCGCCTATGCCGGCGAGATGAAGAAATCGGTCTTCACCTATCTGAACTACATCCTGCCGACCAAGGGTGTCGTGCCGATGCATTGCTCGGCGAATGTCGGCCGCAATGAAGACCCGGCGATCTTCTTCGGGCTCTCCGGCACCGGCAAGACCACGCTGTCGGCAGACCCTGACCGCACGCTCATCGGCGATGACGAGCATGGCTGGTCGAAGGACGGCATCTTCAATTTCGAGGGTGGCTGCTACGCCAAGACGATCAAGCTCTCGGCCGAGGCCGAGCCGCAGATCTATGCTGCTTCGCAGCGCTTCGGCACCGTGCTCGAGAACGTCGTGCTCGACCCGATCAGCCGGGTCGTGGATTTCGACGACCAGAGCAAGACCGAGAACACCCGCTCGGCCTATCCGCTCGACTTCATCCCGAATGCGTCGCGCACCGGCCGGGCCGGCACGCCCAAGAACATCGTGATGCTGACTGCCGACGCGTTCGGCGTGATGCCGCCGATCGCCAAGCTGACCCCGGCCGAGGCGATGTACCATTTCCTCTCCGGCTACACCGCCAAGGTCGCCGGCACGGAGCGCGGCCTTGTCGGCGTCGAGCCGGAGTTCTCGACCTGCTTCGGCTCGCCCTTCCTGCCGCGTCACCCGTCGGAATATGCCAATCTGCTGCGCGACTTCATCGCCAAGCACCATGTCGATTGCTGGCTGGTGAACACCGGCTGGACCGGCGGCAAGTACGGCACCGGGCGGCGCATGCCGATCCGCGTCACCCGCCGCCTGCTGTCGGCGGCGCTGGACGGCTCGCTCAACCGTGCCGACTTCCGCCGCGATCCCTATTTCGGCTTCGCGGTGCCGACCTCGGTGCCCGGCGTCGAGCCGCACATCCTCTATCCCGTCAAAACCTGGCAGGATAAGGCCGAGTTCGCCGAGACCGCCAAGACGCTCGTCGGCATGTTCCGCGAGAACTTCAAGCGCTTCGAGAGCCATGTCGATGATGCCGTGAAGGCGGCCGCGCCGACGAGTTCGCTCGCGGCGTGA
- a CDS encoding class II glutamine amidotransferase — translation MCRFLAYSGVPVFLEDFVASPCHSLIHQSLHAEESKTGTNGDGFGVGWYGEKPEPGQYREVRPAWSDENLLSIARQVRSHLFFAHVRAATGTATTRANCHPFVHGRHLFMHNGQIGGYALIRRKLESLIPDSLYAARVGTTDSEAIFLLALARMADGYSPGEALAWTLGEALTLMQAAGIREPLRCAAALADGETIHAVRWSSDTRPPTLYICDRSDSIVVASEPVDAARDCWQALGCNSMVQLKAGAITVSPFEVGLRQAA, via the coding sequence ATGTGCCGTTTCCTCGCCTATTCCGGCGTTCCGGTCTTTCTTGAGGATTTCGTCGCCTCGCCCTGCCATTCGCTGATTCACCAGTCTCTCCATGCCGAGGAGAGCAAGACCGGCACGAATGGCGATGGGTTTGGCGTCGGCTGGTATGGCGAGAAGCCGGAGCCCGGGCAGTATCGCGAAGTCCGTCCGGCCTGGTCCGACGAGAATCTGCTCTCGATCGCCCGTCAGGTGCGCTCGCATCTCTTCTTCGCCCATGTGCGCGCTGCGACCGGCACGGCGACGACTCGCGCCAATTGCCATCCCTTCGTCCATGGCCGGCATCTCTTCATGCATAACGGCCAGATCGGCGGCTATGCCCTGATCCGCCGCAAGCTCGAGAGCCTGATTCCCGATTCGCTCTATGCCGCCCGTGTCGGCACGACGGATTCGGAAGCGATCTTCCTGCTGGCGCTCGCCCGCATGGCGGACGGCTATTCGCCCGGCGAAGCGCTGGCCTGGACCTTGGGCGAGGCGCTGACCCTGATGCAGGCAGCGGGAATTCGCGAGCCCTTGCGCTGTGCCGCCGCGCTCGCCGATGGCGAGACGATCCACGCCGTGCGCTGGTCGTCCGATACGCGTCCGCCGACGCTCTACATCTGCGACCGCAGCGACAGCATCGTCGTCGCGTCCGAGCCGGTCGATGCCGCTCGCGACTGCTGGCAGGCGCTCGGATGCAATTCGATGGTTCAGTTGAAAGCCGGAGCGATCACGGTCAGCCCCTTTGAGGTGGGGCTTCGGCAGGCCGCCTGA
- the hrpB gene encoding ATP-dependent helicase HrpB, with amino-acid sequence MRDFDTPLPIDAVLGDLAAALGAGPNAVLVAPPGAGKTTRVPLALLDEPWAAGGKLIVLEPRRLAARGAAGRMAQTLGERVGDTVGLRVRLGSKIGPKTRIEVVTEGVFARMILDDPALDGIAAVLFDEFHERSLDADFGLALALDAQGGLREDLRILVMSATLDGARVAKLLGAAPVIESQGRAYPVETRYRGRDPLKRIEDQVTEAVQQALNEQPGSLLVFLPGQGEIRRVEERLRERVRDPAVEIAPLYGALDQAEQDRAVLPAPAGRRKIVLATSIAETSLTIEGVRVVVDSGLARVPVYEPDIGVTRLETRRVSRAAADQRRGRAGRTEPGVCYRLWEEAGTGALEAFARPEILSADLAPLLLDCAAWGVADPTSLAFLDQPPAPALKEARALLLNLGALADDGRITADGRALQALPLPPRLARMVVVAARFGQARAAAELAALLVERGLGGDATDLAERAERFGRERGGRAADMRRLAEGWARLAEKASRPGHDAPGSIGFLLALAYPERIARLRAPGSGQYLLANGRGAALEPTQRLAREPWIVVADMTGMAQQARILAGAAIAEDEVLRQAAEGLAPFGMEERTETIFDRNARALRARAVRRYGAISLSERPLPVEATSENAAILAIGVATLGIGLLPWTKAQQQLRERTAFLRQAAVGAEGENPWPDLSDAGLAAEPELWLAPHIEGRTSLAAIAPADLDLALASLLPWDLKRRLDAEAPTHFAAPTGSHLAVDYAAEAGPTISVRVQELYGLAQHPSLAAGRVPLVLELLSPAHRPIQVTRDLPGFWRGSWAAVKADMKGRYPRHLWPDDPAAALPTTRAKPRGT; translated from the coding sequence ATGCGCGATTTCGATACCCCGCTTCCGATCGATGCCGTCCTGGGCGATCTCGCCGCGGCGCTGGGTGCCGGCCCGAATGCGGTGCTGGTTGCCCCTCCCGGCGCCGGCAAAACCACGCGCGTCCCGCTCGCCCTGCTCGACGAGCCCTGGGCGGCCGGCGGCAAGCTGATCGTCCTCGAACCGCGCCGGCTCGCGGCTCGCGGCGCCGCCGGTCGCATGGCGCAGACGCTGGGGGAGCGCGTGGGCGACACGGTTGGCCTGCGTGTGCGGCTCGGATCGAAGATCGGGCCTAAGACGCGGATCGAGGTCGTCACCGAGGGGGTCTTCGCGCGAATGATCCTCGATGACCCCGCACTCGACGGCATCGCCGCCGTGCTCTTCGACGAATTCCACGAACGCTCGCTCGATGCCGATTTCGGTCTCGCCCTGGCGCTCGACGCGCAAGGCGGACTGCGTGAGGACCTGCGAATCCTGGTGATGTCGGCCACGCTGGACGGCGCGCGGGTGGCAAAGCTGCTCGGCGCCGCGCCGGTCATCGAATCGCAGGGCCGGGCCTATCCGGTCGAGACGCGCTATCGCGGCCGAGATCCGCTGAAGCGGATCGAGGACCAGGTCACCGAGGCCGTGCAGCAGGCCCTGAACGAGCAACCGGGCTCGCTCCTCGTCTTCCTGCCGGGACAAGGTGAGATCAGGCGGGTCGAGGAGCGGCTGCGCGAACGGGTGCGCGATCCCGCGGTCGAGATCGCGCCGCTCTATGGCGCGCTCGATCAGGCCGAGCAGGATCGCGCCGTGCTGCCGGCGCCGGCCGGACGTCGCAAGATCGTGCTGGCGACCTCGATCGCCGAGACCTCGCTCACCATCGAGGGGGTGCGCGTGGTGGTCGATTCGGGTCTCGCGCGCGTCCCGGTCTACGAGCCCGATATCGGCGTGACGCGGCTCGAGACCCGCCGGGTCAGCCGCGCCGCGGCCGACCAGCGCCGCGGCCGCGCCGGCCGTACCGAACCGGGCGTGTGCTACCGCCTCTGGGAGGAGGCTGGCACCGGCGCCCTGGAAGCCTTCGCCCGGCCCGAAATCCTCTCGGCGGATCTCGCGCCGCTGCTGCTGGATTGCGCGGCCTGGGGCGTCGCCGATCCGACATCGCTCGCCTTTCTCGATCAACCGCCGGCGCCTGCCCTGAAGGAGGCGCGGGCGCTGCTGCTCAATCTCGGCGCACTCGCCGATGATGGCCGCATCACCGCCGATGGCCGGGCCTTGCAGGCATTGCCGCTGCCACCACGCCTCGCCCGCATGGTCGTCGTTGCCGCGCGTTTCGGCCAGGCCAGGGCGGCGGCGGAACTGGCGGCGCTGCTGGTCGAGCGGGGGCTCGGCGGGGATGCGACGGATCTCGCCGAACGGGCAGAGCGCTTCGGGCGGGAGCGCGGCGGTCGCGCTGCCGATATGCGCCGTCTCGCGGAGGGGTGGGCCCGGTTGGCGGAGAAGGCGAGCCGGCCCGGGCACGACGCGCCGGGCTCCATCGGCTTCCTGCTCGCGCTCGCCTATCCCGAGCGAATCGCCAGGCTTCGCGCACCAGGCTCGGGCCAGTATCTCCTGGCCAATGGCCGCGGTGCGGCTCTGGAGCCGACACAGCGCCTCGCCCGCGAGCCCTGGATCGTCGTGGCGGACATGACGGGCATGGCGCAGCAGGCTCGAATCCTCGCAGGCGCCGCAATCGCTGAAGACGAAGTCCTGCGTCAGGCCGCCGAAGGCCTCGCCCCTTTCGGTATGGAGGAGCGGACGGAAACGATCTTCGACCGCAATGCCCGCGCCCTGCGTGCGCGTGCGGTCAGGCGCTACGGCGCCATCAGCCTGTCGGAGCGCCCGCTTCCAGTCGAGGCAACGTCGGAGAACGCTGCGATCCTGGCCATTGGTGTCGCGACGCTGGGCATCGGGTTGCTGCCATGGACGAAGGCACAGCAGCAATTGCGCGAGCGTACCGCCTTCCTGCGCCAGGCCGCAGTCGGCGCAGAAGGCGAGAATCCCTGGCCCGACCTGTCCGATGCCGGGCTCGCAGCCGAGCCGGAACTCTGGCTTGCGCCCCATATCGAGGGGCGAACCTCGCTCGCTGCGATTGCGCCGGCCGACCTCGACTTGGCGCTGGCCAGCCTGCTGCCCTGGGATCTGAAACGCCGGCTCGATGCCGAGGCGCCGACGCATTTCGCTGCACCGACCGGCTCCCATCTCGCCGTGGATTATGCAGCCGAGGCGGGGCCGACGATCTCAGTGCGCGTGCAGGAGCTTTACGGGCTGGCCCAGCACCCTTCGCTCGCGGCCGGCCGCGTGCCCCTCGTCCTGGAGCTGCTGTCGCCAGCGCATCGACCGATCCAGGTCACCCGCGATCTGCCCGGCTTCTGGCGCGGCTCCTGGGCTGCGGTGAAGGCCGACATGAAGGGCCGCTATCCCCGCCATCTCTGGCCGGATGATCCAGCCGCAGCGCTGCCGACGACGCGAGCGAAGCCACGGGGCACCTGA
- a CDS encoding HugZ family protein yields the protein MSEVQGQAITPRGVELGGTAPDSFDAVAMARELLRIARTAPLATLDPASGFPLSTLVNVATDVDGTPLLLLSKLALHTRNLDADPRCSILCFALGKGDPMANSKRVSVAGRALRTDDPRARRRFLARHPKSKLYIDFPDFSLFRLEVSGLHPNGGFARAAEIATGDVLLDLTGCDALIEAEDGAVAHMNEDHADALALYATRLLGEAEGRWRATGLDPEGLDLVCGDAAARLVFPERVTSPGALRAALVALAQKARAAA from the coding sequence ATGTCTGAGGTTCAGGGACAGGCGATCACGCCACGCGGCGTCGAACTCGGGGGCACAGCGCCAGATTCCTTCGATGCGGTCGCGATGGCGCGCGAGCTGCTGCGCATTGCTCGCACCGCGCCGCTGGCGACCCTTGATCCGGCAAGCGGATTTCCGTTGTCGACTCTCGTGAATGTCGCGACCGATGTCGACGGAACACCGCTCCTTCTGCTCTCGAAGCTCGCATTGCACACGCGCAATCTCGACGCCGATCCGCGCTGCTCGATCCTGTGCTTTGCGCTCGGCAAGGGCGACCCCATGGCCAACTCGAAGCGCGTCAGCGTGGCCGGGCGTGCCCTGCGCACCGACGATCCGCGGGCGCGGCGCCGGTTCCTGGCGCGTCACCCCAAGTCGAAGCTCTACATTGATTTTCCCGATTTTTCGCTCTTCCGGCTCGAGGTCTCCGGGCTCCATCCCAATGGCGGGTTTGCCCGCGCAGCCGAGATCGCGACAGGTGACGTCCTGCTCGACCTGACGGGGTGCGATGCGCTGATCGAGGCCGAGGACGGCGCCGTCGCGCATATGAACGAGGACCATGCGGACGCGCTCGCGCTCTATGCGACGCGGTTGCTGGGTGAGGCGGAGGGGCGCTGGCGGGCGACGGGGCTCGATCCCGAAGGGCTCGATCTCGTTTGCGGCGATGCGGCGGCGCGCCTTGTCTTTCCCGAGCGTGTCACCAGCCCGGGGGCGCTGCGTGCCGCCCTGGTGGCGCTGGCCCAGAAAGCTCGAGCTGCGGCCTGA
- a CDS encoding response regulator transcription factor yields MPTIALVDDDRNILTSVSIALEAEGYRIMTYTDGASALDGLKQNPPDLAIFDIKMPRMDGMELLRRLRQKSDLPVIFLTSKDEEIDELFGLKMGADDFIRKPFSQRLLVERVKAILRRSGAKDVSAPARPEDAKALERGQLRMDPERHTCTWKGEPVTLTVTEFLILQSLAQRPGVVKSRNALMDAAYDDEVYVDDRTIDSHIKRLRKKFNQVDAEFDMIETLYGVGYRFKEM; encoded by the coding sequence ATGCCAACCATTGCGCTGGTCGATGACGACCGCAACATCCTGACCTCGGTTTCCATCGCGCTCGAGGCCGAAGGATACCGGATCATGACCTATACGGACGGGGCATCGGCGCTTGATGGGCTGAAGCAGAACCCGCCAGATCTGGCGATCTTCGATATCAAGATGCCACGCATGGACGGGATGGAGCTGCTTCGGCGACTCAGGCAGAAATCCGACCTGCCGGTGATCTTCCTGACGTCGAAGGACGAGGAGATCGACGAGCTCTTTGGCCTGAAGATGGGCGCGGACGACTTCATCCGGAAGCCGTTCTCGCAGCGGCTGCTGGTCGAGCGCGTCAAGGCGATCCTGCGCCGCTCAGGCGCCAAGGATGTCAGCGCGCCCGCGCGGCCGGAAGACGCCAAGGCCCTGGAGCGCGGCCAGTTGCGCATGGACCCGGAGCGTCATACCTGCACCTGGAAGGGCGAGCCGGTCACGCTGACCGTCACCGAATTCCTGATCCTGCAGTCGCTGGCACAGCGTCCCGGCGTGGTGAAAAGCCGCAACGCCCTGATGGACGCCGCCTATGACGACGAGGTCTATGTCGACGACCGCACCATCGACAGCCATATCAAGCGGCTGCGCAAGAAGTTCAATCAGGTCGATGCCGAGTTCGACATGATCGAGACGCTGTACGGCGTTGGTTATCGCTTCAAGGAGATGTGA